The sequence below is a genomic window from Myxococcus stipitatus.
CCTTCACCCAGATGTAGTCGTTGAGCACCTTGCCATCCACGCCCAGCCCGGCGAAGGGCGCGCGCTGGCCGTCCACCATCAGCAGGTCCATGGGGCGGAAGCCCGGGACTTCGTTGGCGCGGGCGCGCAGCACGTCATTGAGCAGCCCGTCGCCCCGGGTGCCGGAGGCGTTGACGTGCGTGGCGATGCCGTTGCCCGTGCCCAGCTTGAGGATGCCGAAGCGCGGCGCCTGCTGGCCGGCGAAGCGGCCCTTGGGGCCGACCTGCTGGAGGACCTCGTTCACGAAGCCCATGAAGGTGCCGTCGCCACCGCCGGTGAAGACCATGGGGTAGCGCCGCTCCAGCACCTCCTGGGCGATGCGCCGCCCGTCGAGCGGGGAGCGCGACAGGAACAGGTCCTGCTCCGGGACGATGTGGGACAGGGACTTGACGACGCGCGCGTCCACCTTCCGGGCGTTGGCGTTGAGCAGCACCGCGACCTTCGGCTCTTCGGCCACGTCCGACGTGGGGGCACGGCGGAGGTCCGGGGCTCGCAAGGGCTGAACCAGCATGGGGCAGGCTCCAGGGTAGGTGCGGGTGGGGGAACCCGCCGGCGACGCGAGCCGCGATGTGCAGTTTCATTGCCAAGCCCTGACGCGAGGCGTTAGCGCCTGCCTGCTTCTGTCATTCCAAGGGGTTGAATCGTTGGTTGCTGATCGAAAGGTCAGCGGGTTGCTACCTGAGGGTGACGGCGGTGTAGAGCGCGTTACGCACCCGTGCCGTGAAGGTGGCGCGTTCGTGACGCGGTGGGCCGGGGTTGGGAGGGGGCGGCCGACTCCGGAATCAACCGGCCAGGCGGGGCGAATCCGGGTCTGCGCACTGCGCTACGCACCCGGCGGTATCACCTTCAGTGCGAGGGCCCACGAGGCCACGTCCCGGTTTGACACGGGGGGGTGGGTGGTTACGTTGGGCGTACATCAGGAGCTTCTGCAGAAAACGCAGTCATTTCCGGAGGATACGAACCGTGGGCAAGATTATTGGGATCGACCTGGGCACCACCAACAGCGTGGTGGCGATCATGGAGGGTCGCGAGCCCAAGGTCATCGTCAACGAGGAAGGCAGCCGCATCACGCCCTCGGTGGTCGCGTTCACGAAGGACGGCGAGCGACTGGTCGGCCAGGTGGCGAAGCGCCAGGCCATCACCAACCCGGAACGGACCATTTACTCCATCAAGCGGTTCATGGGCCGGCGGCACGACGAGGTGGTCGAGGAGGCGAAGCTCGTCCCCTACAAGGTGGCCCGGGGCCCCAACGGCGACGCGCGCGTGGAGCTGGACGGCAAGCAGTACAGCGCGCCGGAGATCAGCGCGCAGGTGCTGCTCAAGCTCAAGCGCGCCGCGGAGAACTATCTGGGCGAGAAGGTGACCGAGGCGGTCATCACCGTCCCGGCGTACTTCAACGACGCCCAGCGCCAGGCGACCAAGGACGCGGGGGAGATCGCCGGCCTCACGGTGCGCCGCATCGTGAACGAGCCGACCGCGGCGGCGCTGGCGTACGGCCTGGACAAGAAGAAGGACGAGAAGATCGCCGTCTACGACTTCGGCGGCGGCACGTTCGACATCTCCATCCTGGAGGTGGGCGAGAGCGTGGTCGACGTGCTCGCGACCAACGGTGACACGCACCTGGGGGGCGACAACATCGACCAGCGGATCATGGACTGGCTGATCTCCGAGTTCAAGAAGGACACGGGCCTGGACATCAGCAAGGACAAGATGGTGCTCCAGCGCCTGAAGGAGGCGGCGGAGAAGGCGAAGATCGAGCTGTCGAGCGCGACGGAGACGGACATCAACCTGCCGTTCCTCACGGCGGACGCGTCCGGTCCGAAGCACCTCAACCTGAAGCTGACGCGCGCCAAGTTCGAGGCGATGATCGACGACCTCATCGAGCGCTCGCTGGAGCCGTGCCGCAAGTGCCTGAAGGATTCGGGCGTGGACCTGAAGGACCTCAACGAGGTCGTGCTCGTGGGCGGTACCACGCGCATCCCGAAGGTGCAGGAGGCGGTGAAGCGGCTGTTCGGCAAGGAGCCGAACCGCTCGGTGAACCCGGACGAGGTGGTGGCGGTGGGCGCCGCGGTGCAGGCGGGCGTGCTCTCCGGCGAGGTGAAGGACATCCTCCTGCTGGACG
It includes:
- a CDS encoding diacylglycerol/lipid kinase family protein: MLVQPLRAPDLRRAPTSDVAEEPKVAVLLNANARKVDARVVKSLSHIVPEQDLFLSRSPLDGRRIAQEVLERRYPMVFTGGGDGTFMGFVNEVLQQVGPKGRFAGQQAPRFGILKLGTGNGIATHVNASGTRGDGLLNDVLRARANEVPGFRPMDLLMVDGQRAPFAGLGVDGKVLNDYIWVKENLGKGLFKSVLTGSGGYFSAVACKTVPHYLTHSTWVECEVVNGQAGEAYRLGADGQPTGEPLAPGELMFRGKLMMAAAGTMPFYGYGFRMFPFACGRRGFMQLRLGQVTTTQVLANLPRLWNGRWFPEGLHDFHTREAHIRFARPMPFQVGGDAAGYRDQVSLSVAPESIELIDFNGAMN
- the dnaK gene encoding molecular chaperone DnaK, whose protein sequence is MGKIIGIDLGTTNSVVAIMEGREPKVIVNEEGSRITPSVVAFTKDGERLVGQVAKRQAITNPERTIYSIKRFMGRRHDEVVEEAKLVPYKVARGPNGDARVELDGKQYSAPEISAQVLLKLKRAAENYLGEKVTEAVITVPAYFNDAQRQATKDAGEIAGLTVRRIVNEPTAAALAYGLDKKKDEKIAVYDFGGGTFDISILEVGESVVDVLATNGDTHLGGDNIDQRIMDWLISEFKKDTGLDISKDKMVLQRLKEAAEKAKIELSSATETDINLPFLTADASGPKHLNLKLTRAKFEAMIDDLIERSLEPCRKCLKDSGVDLKDLNEVVLVGGTTRIPKVQEAVKRLFGKEPNRSVNPDEVVAVGAAVQAGVLSGEVKDILLLDVTPLSLGVETLGGVMTKLIERNTTIPTRKSETFSTAADGQSQVEIHVLQGEREMAADNRSLGRFHLTGLPPAPRGVPQIEVTFDIDANGILNVSAKDKATGKEQKVTITHSSGLAKDEVEKMVADARSNEAADKDRRELVELKNQAEAQSYAADKLIKENKDKLSADVAKSLEAAVAELNQVREGQDKGAIKAALEKLQQASYKAAEEMYKATGGAPGAPGEPPPGAAPGAQPGAKKDDVVDAEFRQS